A region from the Achromobacter seleniivolatilans genome encodes:
- the hpnD gene encoding presqualene diphosphate synthase HpnD, whose translation MTPDEYCQEKAAKSGSSFYYSFLFLPPERRRAITALYAYCREVDDVVDECTDPSLARIKLAWWRTQVDQMFDGKPDHPVTRAMQPHLQSCSITRERLLAVVDGMEMDLDQTRYLDWPGLRKYCWHAAGVVGELSAGVFGYSDPKTLVYAEKLGLAFQMTNIIRDVGDDARRGRIYIPVNDMQQFEVKASDILNGEYSDRFSALMKFQTDRARELYREAMTNLPEADRRSQRPGLMMAAIYHALLDEIERDNWQVLHQRISLTPLRKLWLAWKTWVGGGRGLVRRLAK comes from the coding sequence ATGACCCCTGACGAGTACTGCCAGGAGAAAGCCGCCAAGAGCGGTTCCAGCTTCTACTATTCTTTCCTGTTCCTTCCGCCCGAACGCCGCCGCGCCATTACTGCGCTGTACGCGTACTGCCGTGAAGTGGATGACGTGGTTGACGAATGCACCGACCCTTCGCTGGCCCGCATCAAGCTGGCCTGGTGGCGCACCCAGGTCGATCAGATGTTCGACGGCAAGCCCGACCACCCCGTCACGCGTGCGATGCAGCCGCATCTGCAAAGCTGTTCGATCACCCGCGAGCGCCTGCTGGCCGTGGTGGACGGCATGGAAATGGATCTGGACCAGACCCGCTACCTGGACTGGCCGGGCCTGCGCAAGTATTGCTGGCACGCCGCCGGCGTCGTAGGTGAATTGTCCGCCGGCGTGTTTGGCTACAGCGATCCCAAAACGCTGGTCTACGCAGAGAAGTTGGGCCTGGCATTCCAGATGACCAACATCATCCGCGATGTCGGCGATGACGCGCGCCGTGGCCGTATCTATATTCCGGTCAACGACATGCAGCAATTCGAGGTCAAGGCCTCGGACATCCTGAACGGCGAATACTCCGACCGTTTCAGCGCGCTCATGAAGTTCCAGACCGATCGCGCCCGCGAGCTGTATCGCGAAGCCATGACCAACCTGCCCGAAGCGGATCGCCGTTCGCAGCGCCCCGGGCTGATGATGGCGGCGATCTATCACGCACTGCTTGACGAGATCGAGCGCGACAACTGGCAGGTGCTGCACCAGCGCATCTCGCTCACGCCCCTGCGCAAGCTGTGGTTGGCCTGGAAGACCTGGGTGGGCGGCGGACGCGGGCTGGTCCGCCGGTTGGCGAAGTGA
- the hpnC gene encoding squalene synthase HpnC encodes MSIDHYENFPVASLLLPRRLRGAVTDIYRFARAADDIADEGTATDAERLAQLASFRTELHRIGAEPGATPPPGLPPLADIFTPLAKTIAQHQLPITPFYDLLSAFEQDITVKRYDDYATLADYCTRSANPVGRLMLHLFNASTPQDVAEGDAICTGLQLVNFWQDVRVDWHKQRVYLPQEDLRRFGVTDDDLAACRLSPAWRELMAFEVDRTRALLHFGAPLARRLPGRLGLELRLVVQGGLRVLERIEASGYDVFMNRPELGAKDWAIMLWRSIK; translated from the coding sequence ATGTCCATCGATCACTACGAGAACTTTCCCGTCGCCTCGCTGCTGCTGCCGCGCAGGCTGCGCGGCGCCGTGACCGATATTTACCGGTTTGCCCGCGCAGCGGACGATATCGCCGACGAAGGCACCGCCACGGACGCCGAGCGTCTTGCCCAGTTGGCGTCGTTTCGCACCGAACTGCATCGCATCGGCGCGGAACCCGGCGCCACGCCCCCGCCCGGCCTGCCGCCTCTGGCTGATATTTTCACGCCGCTGGCCAAGACCATTGCGCAGCATCAACTGCCGATCACGCCGTTTTATGACCTGTTGTCCGCCTTTGAGCAGGACATTACGGTCAAACGCTACGACGATTACGCGACGCTTGCTGACTACTGCACACGATCGGCCAATCCTGTCGGACGGCTGATGCTGCACCTGTTCAATGCGTCCACCCCGCAGGACGTGGCCGAAGGCGACGCCATCTGCACCGGATTGCAATTGGTGAACTTCTGGCAGGACGTGCGCGTGGACTGGCATAAGCAGCGCGTGTACCTGCCGCAAGAAGACCTGCGCCGCTTCGGCGTGACGGACGACGATCTGGCGGCCTGCCGCCTGAGCCCGGCTTGGCGCGAACTGATGGCTTTTGAGGTGGATCGCACGCGTGCGCTGCTACACTTCGGCGCTCCGCTTGCGCGCCGCCTGCCCGGCCGCCTCGGCCTGGAACTGCGCCTGGTGGTGCAAGGCGGGCTACGAGTGCTGGAGCGCATCGAGGCGAGCGGCTACGATGTATTTATGAATCGCCCCGAATTGGGCGCCAAAGACTGGGCCATCATGTTGTGGCGCTCTATCAAGTAA
- the alr gene encoding alanine racemase — MPRPIFATVSVSALAHNLATVRHHLEQTAAAASGLPPSIWAVIKANAYGHGIEQAVTGFSKAQGLAMLDLDEAVRCREAGWGGPILLLEGFFNPADLDLVDRYHLSTTVHNREQLDMLARARFSRRVDIMLKLNSGMNRLGFSPAAYAAAHERAMLLQQQGTLGSVGKMTHFASADGPQGVNEQLAVFNSVTHKMPGAISVCNSAATLRFADIAVGSATQTHWVRPGICLYGASPFADADATTFGLKPAMSLSSEIIAVQELKAGDSVGYGGIFRAERPMRIGIVACGYADGYPRHATTGTPVVVAGIRSQLIGRVSMDMLIVDLGPIPAAGVGAPVVLWGEDGPSVDEVAQAAGTIGYELLCALAPRVPVTRDA, encoded by the coding sequence ATGCCGCGCCCAATATTCGCCACTGTTTCCGTCTCTGCTCTTGCGCACAATCTTGCCACCGTGCGCCACCACCTCGAACAGACCGCCGCTGCGGCGTCGGGCCTGCCGCCATCCATCTGGGCGGTCATCAAGGCCAATGCCTACGGCCATGGCATCGAGCAAGCAGTCACCGGGTTTTCCAAGGCCCAAGGCCTGGCGATGCTGGATCTGGACGAAGCCGTGCGTTGCCGCGAGGCCGGTTGGGGCGGGCCGATCCTGTTGCTGGAAGGGTTTTTCAATCCGGCTGATCTGGACCTTGTCGATCGCTATCACCTGAGCACCACCGTGCACAACCGTGAACAGCTGGACATGCTGGCCCGGGCGCGCTTTTCGCGTCGAGTGGACATCATGTTGAAGCTGAACAGCGGCATGAATCGCCTGGGCTTCAGCCCCGCCGCCTACGCCGCCGCGCATGAACGCGCCATGTTGCTGCAACAGCAAGGCACCTTGGGCTCCGTGGGCAAGATGACTCACTTTGCGTCAGCCGATGGCCCGCAGGGCGTGAACGAGCAATTGGCGGTTTTTAATTCGGTGACGCATAAGATGCCTGGGGCAATCAGCGTGTGCAACTCGGCGGCCACGCTGCGTTTCGCGGACATTGCCGTGGGGTCGGCTACGCAGACGCACTGGGTGCGCCCCGGTATCTGCCTGTATGGGGCATCGCCCTTCGCCGATGCGGATGCCACCACCTTCGGCTTGAAGCCCGCCATGTCCCTCAGTTCGGAAATCATCGCCGTGCAGGAGCTCAAGGCGGGTGATTCAGTCGGGTATGGCGGCATTTTCCGGGCCGAGCGCCCCATGCGCATCGGCATCGTCGCCTGCGGTTACGCCGACGGTTATCCTCGTCATGCCACTACCGGCACTCCCGTGGTGGTGGCCGGTATCCGCAGCCAATTGATCGGCCGGGTGTCGATGGACATGTTGATCGTGGACCTGGGTCCCATTCCGGCTGCCGGCGTCGGCGCGCCCGTTGTGCTGTGGGGCGAAGACGGCCCGTCCGTGGACGAGGTCGCCCAGGCTGCCGGCACGATTGGCTACGAGCTTCTGTGCGCCCTGGCGCCTCGCGTTCCCGTTACACGGGACGCCTGA
- a CDS encoding SDR family oxidoreductase: MKDKCVLITGATKGIGWALTQRLSDMGCHVVGIARNTTDVDFPGYLYACDLADAGRTEEVLREIRDKFPVDAVVNNVGIASPQPLGEIDLATLYNVLDLNVRVAVQVTQAFIESMKVRRAGRIVNVVSRAIYGGLDRTAYSAAKNALVGCTRTWALELAEYGVTSNAVAPGPIETEMFRATRPAGSEGEKRALASVPMKRLGTPAEVAAAIAFLLSDDAGFITGQVLGVDGGGSLGGRS, translated from the coding sequence ATGAAGGACAAATGTGTGCTCATTACGGGCGCCACCAAAGGCATAGGCTGGGCGCTTACTCAGCGGCTGTCCGACATGGGCTGTCATGTGGTTGGCATTGCGCGCAACACGACGGACGTCGATTTCCCCGGCTATCTGTACGCGTGTGACTTGGCCGATGCCGGCCGCACCGAAGAAGTGCTGCGTGAAATCCGCGACAAATTCCCCGTTGACGCCGTGGTGAATAACGTGGGTATTGCGTCGCCCCAGCCGCTGGGCGAAATCGACCTGGCTACGCTTTACAACGTGCTGGATTTGAATGTGCGCGTAGCAGTGCAGGTTACCCAGGCTTTCATCGAATCAATGAAGGTTCGCCGTGCGGGCCGCATCGTCAACGTGGTCAGCCGAGCCATTTATGGCGGTCTGGACCGCACAGCCTATTCGGCCGCCAAGAATGCGCTCGTGGGTTGCACCCGTACCTGGGCGCTGGAACTGGCCGAATACGGTGTCACGTCCAACGCCGTGGCTCCCGGCCCGATTGAAACCGAAATGTTCCGTGCTACCCGGCCTGCTGGCAGCGAAGGCGAAAAGCGCGCGCTGGCTTCCGTGCCGATGAAGCGTCTGGGCACGCCGGCTGAAGTGGCTGCTGCCATCGCTTTCCTGCTGTCGGACGACGCGGGGTTCATTACCGGCCAGGTACTGGGTGTGGATGGCGGGGGAAGCTTGGGCGGACGTTCCTGA
- the hpaI gene encoding 4-hydroxy-2-oxoheptanedioate aldolase encodes MDILTNTFKQALRDRQPQIGLWAGLASAYTSEIIAGAGFDWLLIDGEHAPNTLQTTLAQLQSVAAYPVAAVVRPAWNDPVQIKQILDTGAQTLLVPMIQSAEEAAAAVAAVRYPPDGIRGVGSALARSSRWNRIPNYLERANDQMCVLVQIETPAGIEALDDILAIDGVDGAFIGPADLSAGMGYLGQPDHPVVLKTIDDAITRIVRSGKAAGILHSGVTQAKHYLALGATFVAVGVDAVLLARAAETLAGEFKDVKTVEAGKGPY; translated from the coding sequence ATGGACATCCTGACCAATACCTTCAAGCAAGCCTTGCGCGACCGCCAACCCCAGATCGGTCTGTGGGCGGGTCTTGCCAGCGCCTACACGTCGGAAATCATCGCGGGCGCCGGATTCGACTGGTTGCTGATCGATGGCGAGCACGCCCCCAACACCTTGCAGACCACTCTGGCACAGCTGCAATCGGTGGCCGCCTACCCCGTGGCGGCCGTGGTGCGTCCGGCCTGGAATGATCCCGTGCAGATCAAGCAGATCCTGGACACCGGCGCGCAGACCTTGCTGGTGCCCATGATTCAATCCGCAGAGGAAGCCGCCGCAGCGGTCGCCGCAGTGCGTTATCCGCCGGACGGTATCCGGGGCGTGGGCAGCGCGCTGGCGCGTTCGTCCCGCTGGAACCGCATCCCCAACTATCTGGAGCGCGCCAACGATCAGATGTGCGTGCTGGTGCAGATCGAAACACCAGCCGGTATCGAAGCCTTGGATGACATCCTGGCGATCGACGGTGTGGACGGCGCCTTCATCGGCCCAGCCGATCTGTCAGCGGGTATGGGCTACCTGGGCCAGCCGGATCACCCGGTTGTGCTGAAGACCATAGACGACGCCATCACCCGCATCGTGCGCTCGGGCAAGGCTGCCGGCATCCTGCATAGCGGCGTGACGCAAGCCAAGCACTATCTGGCGCTGGGCGCGACGTTTGTGGCCGTCGGCGTTGATGCGGTGCTGCTGGCGCGAGCAGCCGAAACGCTGGCCGGGGAATTCAAGGACGTGAAGACGGTGGAAGCGGGCAAAGGCCCGTACTAG
- the hpaH gene encoding 2-oxo-hept-4-ene-1,7-dioate hydratase, whose protein sequence is MLDTQTVRDIAARLHEAERSRQQIRQISLEHPEINIADAYAIQRAWMDIKLAEGRIKRGHKIGLTSRAMQQASQIEEPDFGMLLDDMFFDDGSDIPASRFILPRLEVELAFVLGKRLEGPHVSLFQVYDAVDYVIPALEIIDARSHSIDPDSKRPRKVFDTIADNAANAGVVMGGRPVKIGDMDLRWIGAILSRNAVIEETGIAAGVLNHPANGVVWLANKLAAHDVALEAGEIILSGSFTRPVAARPGDTFNVDYGVLGSVNCHFI, encoded by the coding sequence ATGCTAGATACCCAAACTGTTCGCGACATTGCCGCGCGTCTGCACGAGGCTGAACGCAGCCGCCAGCAGATCCGTCAGATTTCGCTGGAACACCCCGAGATCAATATCGCAGACGCCTATGCCATCCAACGCGCCTGGATGGACATCAAACTGGCTGAAGGACGCATCAAACGCGGCCACAAGATTGGTCTGACATCACGCGCAATGCAGCAGGCGTCGCAGATCGAAGAACCTGACTTCGGCATGCTGCTGGACGACATGTTTTTTGATGATGGCAGTGACATTCCAGCCAGCCGCTTCATCCTGCCGCGGCTGGAAGTCGAACTGGCCTTTGTGCTGGGCAAGCGGCTTGAAGGGCCGCACGTGTCGCTGTTCCAGGTGTATGACGCGGTGGACTATGTGATTCCCGCGCTGGAGATCATCGACGCCCGCTCACACAGCATCGACCCCGACAGCAAGCGGCCACGCAAGGTATTCGACACCATCGCAGACAACGCGGCCAACGCGGGCGTGGTGATGGGAGGACGGCCGGTAAAGATCGGCGACATGGATCTGCGCTGGATCGGCGCAATCCTGTCGCGCAACGCCGTGATAGAGGAAACCGGTATAGCCGCCGGTGTCTTGAATCACCCCGCCAATGGCGTAGTATGGCTGGCTAATAAGCTGGCCGCCCACGATGTGGCGCTGGAAGCGGGCGAGATCATTCTGTCGGGTTCTTTCACCCGCCCGGTGGCTGCCCGGCCCGGCGACACCTTTAATGTCGACTACGGCGTGCTGGGTTCCGTCAACTGTCATTTCATTTAA